In one Mustela lutreola isolate mMusLut2 chromosome 8, mMusLut2.pri, whole genome shotgun sequence genomic region, the following are encoded:
- the LOC131839365 gene encoding large ribosomal subunit protein eL42, producing MVNVPKTRRTFCKKCGKHQPHKVTQYKKGKDSLYAQGKRRYDRKQSGYGGQTKPIFRKKAKTTKKIVLRLECVEPNCRSKRMLAIKRCKHFELGGDKKRKGQVIQF from the coding sequence ATGGTCAACGTTCCTAAAACCCGAAGGACTTTCTGTAAGAAGTGTGGAAAGCATCAGCCTCACAAAGTGACCCAGTATAAGAAGGGCAAGGATTCCCTTTATGCCCAAGGAAAGAGGCGCTATGATCGGAAGCAGAGTGGCTATGGTGGGCAGACAAAGCCAATTTTCCGGAAGAAGGCTAAAACCACAAAGAAGATTGTGCTGAGGCTTGAATGTGTTGAACCTAACTGCAGGTCCAAGAGGATGCTGGCCATTAAGAGATGCAAGCATTTTGAACTGGGAGGAGATAAGAAGAGAAAGGGCCAAGTGATCCAGTTCTAA